Part of the Halostella litorea genome is shown below.
CGTCGATCGTCCCGTGGCCGCCGCAGTCGATACACTGGACGATCGCCCCGACCGCGACGGCGTCGCGGCCGACGGAGACGTCGTAGAACGATTCGGGGAGGAGGTGCGCCACCTCGCAGTCGCAGACGCCGGCCCCCGAGACCGGCCAGACCTCGCTGTTGCTCACCGCTCGCGCGTTGTTCACGCTGATCCACGCCCCGTCGTCGAGCGTGCGGACGGGCACCGTCATCGCCCGCCCTTGCCCCCGGGCACGTCTTAGCCCGTCGACAGTCACAAGGCTTACCGCCTGATGACGCCGCTCCGGCGTCGGTCGCGCCGCAGTCACGCGGTTCTGTCCGTGGTTGCCGACCGCAGTACCGGACAGTGTATCCGGTAATCGGGAGTCCGGGTAGGGCTTGTGGACGAAGGGCGGCTTAAGGGGTGAGCGCCACAAGGAAGGGGTGATGACTGACGACGCTCGCTCGCGCGACGGCTCGCGCCAGCACACGTCCGCCGACGTCGCGCCCGAACTGTACGAGACGGAGGGACAGCGATGACCACGACGACACAGGCCGACGAGGAGAGCCCCGACGAGGAGGAGGCCGTCGACGACCACCTCGCGGACGTCGAGGAGGGGGCAGGCTGTACCGAGATCTGGGAGCACCTCTCCGAGCAGCGCGAAGACGAGTAGCGACGGACCGACGACGGGGTGGGTTTTTGACCGTGCTCTCCATAGGATGGGTAGATGACGCCTGACGGGTCGGACGAGAGTGACGGGGGGCGGCTGCCGGCCGACCGGGAGTCGCCGGTCGGCGAGCCGGTGGTGCGCGGGGATGCGGAGGTCACCGGCCGGCACGCGCGGGACGCCGTTCAGTTCGATCCCGACGACCCCGAGAGCCTCGCCGACGCCGCCGAGACGGTGCGGGCGTTCGCCGAGAACACCGTCGGCGGCGAGGACAACGTGTACATGCTCCGCGGGGCGGCGGCCTGCGCCGCGCTGGTCCGGGGCGAGGGGTCGTACAAGGCCGCCGCCGAGCGCGCCGGCGGCGAGGCCACCGTCGCGTTCATCCGGAAGTGGGCGCGGGTCCACGACCTCCCGGAGTCGATCCGCCGCCACGTCGCCATGGGCCACATCGCACCCACCGCGGCG
Proteins encoded:
- a CDS encoding DUF7119 family protein, with the translated sequence MTPDGSDESDGGRLPADRESPVGEPVVRGDAEVTGRHARDAVQFDPDDPESLADAAETVRAFAENTVGGEDNVYMLRGAAACAALVRGEGSYKAAAERAGGEATVAFIRKWARVHDLPESIRRHVAMGHIAPTAAKHVARVAGNARFLLAFAVLDGDLTVREVRSVASAVNGGTDVEEALADHGVAVGELTTTLPPDVYQRLRREAALRNTDPDELVAEALDRYL